The following are encoded in a window of Nibricoccus aquaticus genomic DNA:
- the rpoD gene encoding RNA polymerase sigma factor RpoD — MPRKAKSAESDTHSEAVETAIERTQNATPEGGTPGADLAPGGINDKIRNLIRLSKEQGYLTFDDINEALPESVENQEEIDNVLSILQNLEIEILEPDQVEDYKQRQEEAEEEESRTSQNDILDDPVRMYLKQMGQVPLLTREQEVEISKRIENAELKAQEALFESAIVGRYIGTLGAKLLNREERFDRIVIDKKIESREAYFKNLPKLVEGTQDGEANVADAWEEYLKTKDEAGKKKVHAKFKKRESAYKAHFGKFFFKLKVYEEYLEQINPLLAEIEQIFAQIDRAKHPKTKKDAAIDTKPLNARLRQIEAEQRLTAAELLEIVKKTGVHVREAHKAKTEMVEANLRLVISIAKKYTNRGLSFLDLIQEGNMGLMKAVEKFEYRRGYKFSTYATWWIRQAITRSIADQARTIRIPVHMIETLNKVMQVQKQLLQEFGHEPTPEEVADEMNLPVERVQQIMKMAQQPISLQSPVGDGDDTSFGDFIEDKSAENPYDMTAFSLLREKIIDVLDSLTDRERRVLSLRFGLIDGYSRTLEEVGKQFKVTRERIRQIEAKALRKMRHPTRIRQLHGFFDAEQIDNAQNLLKQVSMKKPDGTTPPLPVR, encoded by the coding sequence ATGCCGCGCAAAGCCAAGTCAGCCGAATCCGACACGCACTCAGAAGCCGTTGAAACCGCTATCGAACGCACCCAGAACGCCACTCCGGAAGGCGGCACTCCCGGCGCTGACCTTGCCCCCGGCGGTATTAACGACAAGATTCGTAACCTGATCCGCCTCTCGAAGGAACAAGGCTACCTCACCTTCGACGATATCAACGAAGCCCTCCCCGAGTCCGTCGAAAACCAAGAGGAAATCGATAACGTCCTCTCCATTCTCCAGAACCTCGAGATCGAGATCCTCGAGCCCGATCAGGTCGAAGACTATAAACAGCGCCAGGAAGAGGCCGAAGAGGAAGAATCCCGCACCTCGCAGAACGACATTTTGGACGATCCCGTCCGCATGTACCTCAAGCAGATGGGCCAGGTCCCGCTGCTAACCCGCGAGCAGGAAGTCGAAATCTCCAAGCGCATCGAAAACGCCGAGCTCAAGGCTCAGGAAGCCCTCTTCGAGTCCGCCATCGTCGGCCGTTACATCGGCACCCTCGGAGCCAAACTCCTCAACCGCGAAGAGCGTTTCGACCGCATCGTCATCGATAAGAAAATCGAAAGCCGCGAAGCCTATTTCAAAAACCTCCCCAAACTCGTCGAGGGCACCCAGGACGGCGAAGCCAACGTCGCCGACGCCTGGGAAGAGTATCTGAAAACCAAGGACGAAGCGGGCAAAAAGAAAGTCCACGCCAAGTTCAAAAAACGCGAAAGCGCCTACAAGGCCCACTTCGGCAAATTCTTCTTCAAGCTCAAGGTCTACGAAGAGTACCTCGAGCAGATCAACCCGCTGCTGGCCGAGATCGAACAGATTTTCGCGCAGATCGACCGCGCCAAGCACCCGAAGACCAAGAAAGACGCCGCGATCGACACCAAGCCGCTCAACGCCCGTCTCCGTCAGATCGAGGCCGAACAGCGTCTCACTGCCGCCGAACTCCTCGAGATCGTCAAAAAGACTGGCGTCCACGTCCGCGAAGCCCACAAAGCCAAGACCGAGATGGTCGAGGCCAATCTTCGTCTCGTGATCTCAATCGCTAAGAAGTACACCAACCGCGGCCTCTCCTTCCTCGATCTCATCCAGGAGGGCAACATGGGCCTCATGAAGGCCGTCGAAAAATTCGAGTACCGCCGTGGCTACAAGTTCTCCACCTACGCCACCTGGTGGATCCGTCAGGCAATCACCCGTTCCATCGCCGATCAGGCCCGCACCATCCGCATCCCGGTCCACATGATCGAGACGCTGAACAAAGTCATGCAGGTCCAGAAGCAACTCCTCCAGGAATTCGGCCACGAACCGACGCCCGAGGAAGTCGCCGACGAGATGAATCTCCCCGTCGAGCGCGTGCAGCAGATCATGAAGATGGCACAACAACCCATCTCGCTACAGTCCCCCGTCGGCGACGGCGACGACACCAGCTTCGGCGACTTCATCGAAGACAAGTCCGCGGAAAACCCGTACGACATGACCGCCTTCTCGCTCCTGCGCGAAAAAATCATCGACGTCCTCGACTCTCTCACCGACCGCGAACGCCGTGTTCTCTCTCTCCGCTTCGGTCTCATCGACGGCTACAGCCGCACCCTCGAAGAGGTGGGCAAACAGTTCAAAGTCACCCGCGAGCGCATCCGTCAGATCGAGGCCAAAGCCCTCCGCAAAATGCGCCACCCGACGCGCATTCGTCAGCTCCACGGCTTT
- the dnaG gene encoding DNA primase — MPAIKPTCIRDLKFRVNIVDVVARVATLKKAGAQFKGLCPFHQEKSPSFHVNPDRGSYKCFGCGKAGDIIAFVQETEQLNFVESIEALGQRFGVPIEYEEGSGPTREERSLRQEIFDLHEVAAEHFHQVFKNPGNSGDYMRDYWQTRRRFPMEIADEFKIGSADPTDNSLAAALLKKKFSEDALRQCGLFFVREGALLGLGSLKPRFRGRLMIPIRDHQGRVVAFTARQTDLTPQDDPAREAKYVNSPETPIFTKGNLLFNLDRARTAAGEGKPFVMVEGQLDALRCWQVGLKTAIAPQGTSITEGQLVLMRRYHPQVECFFDSDSAGQKAALRFLPMALKAGLEIRFLAAPGDGKIDPDVLFLERGLAAYDEVKRGALSAMTFASRSILPAPETASAEHKTRASQSLFEIISATESETTRAQFLDEIAASLRLPSSAVHRDFDAYKRRQHSKLAPAAPPQSHDALSSPVATKTINTANTPEYHLLLMCLHFEQLGKPLSTVLPHDWIDASHLPGSLLNRFLAEFEHDAWPGRDHLDGLLENPEEKTLVASLLFDPPRTEEPVRAINQALVQIRTRFLEPQLRQIELALATHGPDSNFDALSLIKQRTDIQRQLRAPFGLPAAV; from the coding sequence ATGCCCGCCATCAAACCCACCTGTATCCGCGACCTGAAGTTTCGCGTGAACATCGTGGATGTCGTCGCCCGGGTCGCCACGTTGAAAAAAGCCGGCGCCCAATTCAAAGGCCTCTGCCCTTTTCATCAGGAGAAATCGCCGTCCTTTCACGTCAACCCCGACCGCGGCTCCTACAAGTGCTTCGGCTGTGGAAAAGCGGGCGACATCATCGCCTTTGTCCAGGAAACCGAGCAGCTCAATTTCGTCGAATCCATCGAGGCGCTCGGACAACGCTTCGGCGTTCCCATCGAGTACGAAGAAGGCTCCGGCCCCACCCGCGAAGAACGCTCACTGCGCCAGGAGATCTTCGATCTCCACGAAGTCGCCGCCGAGCACTTCCACCAAGTCTTCAAAAACCCCGGCAACTCTGGCGACTACATGCGGGACTACTGGCAGACCAGACGCCGCTTCCCGATGGAGATCGCCGACGAATTCAAAATCGGTTCCGCCGACCCCACCGACAACTCGCTCGCCGCCGCGTTGCTCAAGAAAAAATTCTCCGAAGACGCCCTCCGCCAATGCGGCCTCTTCTTCGTCCGCGAGGGCGCGCTCTTGGGCCTCGGTTCTCTCAAACCCCGTTTTCGCGGCCGCTTAATGATTCCCATCCGCGACCACCAAGGCCGCGTCGTCGCCTTCACCGCCCGCCAGACCGATCTCACCCCGCAAGACGACCCCGCGCGCGAAGCCAAGTACGTCAACTCCCCGGAGACCCCGATCTTCACGAAGGGAAATCTCCTCTTCAACCTCGACCGCGCCCGCACGGCCGCCGGCGAAGGCAAACCCTTCGTCATGGTCGAAGGTCAACTGGATGCGCTCCGCTGCTGGCAAGTCGGCCTCAAAACCGCCATCGCCCCCCAAGGCACTTCCATCACCGAAGGCCAGCTCGTGCTCATGCGCCGCTACCATCCGCAGGTGGAGTGCTTCTTCGATAGCGACAGCGCTGGTCAAAAAGCCGCCCTCCGCTTCCTCCCGATGGCGCTCAAAGCCGGCCTCGAAATCCGTTTCCTCGCCGCCCCCGGCGACGGCAAAATCGACCCCGACGTGCTCTTCCTCGAACGCGGTCTCGCCGCCTACGACGAAGTCAAACGCGGCGCCCTCAGCGCCATGACCTTCGCCAGCCGCAGCATTTTACCCGCGCCCGAAACCGCTTCCGCCGAACACAAAACCCGCGCCAGCCAGAGCCTCTTCGAGATCATCTCCGCCACCGAATCCGAGACCACCCGCGCCCAGTTTTTGGACGAGATCGCCGCCAGCCTCCGCCTCCCCTCGTCCGCCGTCCACCGCGATTTCGACGCATATAAACGACGCCAGCACAGTAAGCTCGCTCCCGCCGCTCCGCCTCAATCCCACGACGCCCTATCCTCCCCTGTCGCCACAAAAACAATCAACACTGCCAACACGCCCGAGTACCACCTCCTGCTCATGTGCCTGCACTTCGAGCAACTCGGCAAACCCCTCAGCACCGTACTCCCCCACGACTGGATCGACGCCTCCCACCTCCCCGGCTCACTCCTCAACCGCTTTCTCGCCGAGTTCGAGCACGACGCCTGGCCCGGCCGCGATCACCTCGACGGCCTGCTCGAAAATCCCGAAGAAAAGACGCTCGTCGCCTCGCTTCTTTTCGATCCTCCGCGTACAGAAGAACCCGTTCGCGCCATCAACCAAGCCCTCGTTCAAATCCGCACCCGTTTCCTGGAGCCTCAGCTCCGCCAAATAGAACTTGCTCTAGCTACACACGGTCCGGACAGTAACTTTGACGCACTTTCTCTCATAAAACAACGCACCGATATCCAGCGACAGCTGCGAGCGCCCTTTGGTCTGCCCGCCGCTGTCTGA
- a CDS encoding DUF362 domain-containing protein has protein sequence MGNFLPRLATHLLMQFLKSGSLFSLWIAAVAMISPLGHAQTVAVEPLPVWEATLPAYDDGAYAAKVEMLIAKYEAAGGRKLAPGEKKKVGLKIYTDSGPGMATPVPLVKAVIGALERRGFSKEQIFLVGLNQLRLRMTGYLPSLVTGQSPFKGHPFYVLESGRFYDPVWFYDSPLPSRFDPIFAEKSVEGIEANTTKEQDRKSFLATPLFLDADFWINLPVYTDHQYLGVNGALVNATLWNASNTARFFRSPANAPAAVAEMSAIPELRQTWAFTIASLEHYQFIGGPYFNSLYTVSEPLVWLSADPVALDSFMLTRINRWRERAGFKPVSEEIRTLDFAETLGVGSSKATPGRVIRVGD, from the coding sequence TTGGGAAACTTTTTGCCGCGCTTGGCTACACACTTACTCATGCAATTTCTGAAATCGGGGTCTCTTTTCTCCCTTTGGATCGCGGCTGTCGCGATGATCTCACCGCTTGGTCATGCACAGACCGTCGCGGTTGAACCGCTGCCGGTTTGGGAGGCGACGCTTCCGGCTTATGATGACGGCGCGTATGCGGCGAAAGTGGAGATGTTGATCGCTAAATATGAAGCCGCTGGCGGCCGGAAGCTGGCGCCAGGCGAAAAGAAAAAGGTGGGATTGAAAATTTATACGGACTCTGGTCCGGGCATGGCGACGCCGGTGCCGCTGGTGAAAGCGGTGATTGGTGCGCTGGAGCGTCGTGGCTTTTCGAAAGAGCAAATCTTCCTTGTTGGGCTGAACCAGCTTCGACTGCGCATGACGGGTTATTTGCCGTCGCTCGTCACGGGGCAGTCGCCATTCAAGGGGCATCCGTTCTACGTGCTGGAGTCGGGACGCTTTTATGATCCGGTGTGGTTTTACGACAGTCCGCTGCCGTCGCGTTTTGACCCGATCTTCGCCGAGAAGAGCGTGGAGGGCATCGAGGCCAACACCACGAAAGAGCAGGATCGTAAGAGCTTCCTGGCGACGCCGCTGTTTCTCGATGCGGATTTCTGGATCAACCTGCCGGTCTATACCGATCACCAGTATCTTGGCGTTAATGGCGCGCTGGTGAATGCCACGCTCTGGAATGCCAGTAATACGGCGCGGTTTTTCCGCAGTCCGGCGAATGCGCCCGCGGCGGTGGCGGAGATGAGCGCGATTCCTGAGCTGCGCCAGACTTGGGCGTTCACGATTGCGAGCCTGGAGCACTATCAGTTTATCGGCGGTCCGTATTTTAACTCTCTGTACACAGTGTCTGAGCCGCTTGTGTGGCTGAGCGCAGATCCGGTGGCGCTGGATTCGTTCATGCTTACGCGCATCAATCGCTGGCGTGAGCGGGCGGGCTTCAAGCCGGTGTCGGAGGAGATCCGCACGCTGGATTTCGCAGAGACGCTAGGCGTGGGTTCCTCGAAGGCTACGCCGGGACGGGTGATCCGTGTGGGTGATTGA
- a CDS encoding NADH-quinone oxidoreductase subunit A, translating into MSQADYLPILIQICLAAGVAITVIGASHLIGQRAAKNAIKDSAYECGVKGDGNVHTRFSVKFYVTAMLFILFDIEVVFLIPWAFIYRDFLANHIAILGPIMFFIGVLVLGLFYEVKKGALDWEK; encoded by the coding sequence ATGTCTCAAGCTGATTATCTCCCGATCCTGATTCAAATCTGCCTCGCCGCGGGCGTGGCCATCACGGTCATAGGAGCGAGTCATCTGATCGGTCAGCGCGCAGCGAAAAACGCAATCAAGGATTCGGCTTACGAGTGCGGAGTGAAAGGCGATGGCAACGTTCACACGCGCTTCTCGGTGAAATTCTACGTCACAGCGATGCTCTTCATCCTCTTTGATATTGAAGTGGTTTTTCTGATTCCATGGGCATTCATCTACCGGGATTTTCTAGCCAACCATATCGCGATCCTGGGGCCGATCATGTTTTTCATCGGTGTGCTCGTGCTCGGGCTTTTCTACGAAGTGAAAAAGGGCGCGCTCGATTGGGAGAAGTGA
- a CDS encoding diadenylate cyclase, whose amino-acid sequence MRLEKIIARSRIIDLRSTDLKGALEELLDVSITRSPELKRDVLLRGLLQRESTMTTYLGAGVALPHVRVKMKRRYILAIGRSRGGVRHERTKTDEPVKLILMLLADEKARDYLQVLASIARLVQDQETVKSLMEAPSLDDLDERLTAALSGITARPVQAQQSRINRMMIRQADNVAKGTDCSAIMVFGDTFTGGIEPGSWRSVAKALLVTRNLVDGDNEGSGFAETIQVRSFSTQRLAQLRSAMLVALTRGVISFNDRICCIGGIAGSNQFDTMVVVDVEREFQTLLTGHTDLLPEDVKPEVLERVIAVATELAVEGREGRPVGCLFVIGDTGKVEKLTKPLVLNPFYGYKEEDRNILNPFMDETVKEFSSIDGAFVIRGDGVVVSAGSLIQATDNDHALPSGLGSRHAAGAAVSVATQAIAIVVSSSTGQVTLFRRGVMLPLMEKGMGLK is encoded by the coding sequence ATGCGGCTGGAGAAAATCATCGCGCGCAGCCGCATCATCGATCTGCGCAGTACGGATCTTAAAGGCGCGCTGGAGGAGTTGCTGGATGTTTCGATCACGCGTTCGCCGGAGTTAAAGCGCGATGTGCTGCTCCGCGGTTTGCTGCAACGTGAGAGCACGATGACGACTTACCTCGGTGCGGGCGTGGCATTGCCGCACGTTCGCGTGAAAATGAAGCGCCGTTACATCCTCGCGATCGGGCGCAGCCGGGGTGGTGTCCGCCACGAGCGAACGAAGACGGATGAGCCGGTGAAGTTGATTTTGATGCTGCTCGCCGATGAAAAGGCGCGCGATTACCTGCAGGTACTGGCCTCGATCGCGCGGCTGGTGCAGGATCAAGAGACGGTTAAAAGCCTCATGGAGGCGCCATCGCTTGATGATCTGGATGAGCGGCTCACAGCGGCGTTGAGCGGCATCACGGCACGACCGGTGCAGGCGCAGCAAAGCCGTATCAATCGCATGATGATCCGGCAGGCCGACAACGTAGCGAAGGGTACGGACTGCTCGGCGATCATGGTTTTCGGCGACACGTTCACGGGCGGGATCGAGCCGGGGAGCTGGCGTTCGGTGGCGAAGGCATTGCTGGTCACACGCAATCTAGTGGATGGCGACAATGAGGGCAGTGGATTTGCCGAGACGATCCAGGTGAGATCTTTTTCAACGCAGCGGCTGGCGCAGCTGCGCAGTGCTATGCTGGTGGCGCTGACGCGCGGAGTGATTTCGTTCAACGACCGCATTTGCTGCATCGGGGGAATCGCGGGGAGTAATCAGTTCGACACGATGGTGGTGGTTGATGTGGAGCGGGAGTTCCAGACGCTGCTCACCGGGCACACCGATCTGTTGCCCGAGGATGTGAAGCCCGAGGTGCTGGAGCGCGTGATCGCGGTGGCGACTGAGCTGGCGGTCGAAGGCCGCGAGGGCCGGCCGGTGGGGTGTCTTTTCGTGATCGGCGACACAGGCAAGGTGGAGAAGCTGACCAAGCCGCTCGTGCTGAATCCGTTTTATGGTTACAAGGAGGAGGATCGCAATATCCTCAATCCGTTCATGGACGAGACGGTGAAGGAGTTTTCCTCCATCGACGGAGCGTTCGTGATTCGCGGCGATGGCGTGGTGGTTTCCGCGGGCAGCCTGATCCAGGCTACGGATAACGATCACGCGCTGCCGAGCGGGCTGGGCAGCCGCCATGCGGCGGGCG